In Aegilops tauschii subsp. strangulata cultivar AL8/78 chromosome 3, Aet v6.0, whole genome shotgun sequence, one genomic interval encodes:
- the LOC109786638 gene encoding transcription factor DIVARICATA: MMMREPWMEVLPPAAMGYYGGPRGWFTGQPRAWTADENKQFERALAGLDLRSPDWDKVAHATGKTVREVVDHFKSLELDVRQIESGTFPGPAYGPGAGAFTLQWDGSGGHAGAGDFRHGYRFGGCGGGRRHGGRTPEQERKKGVPWTEDEHKLFLLGLKKYGKGDWRNISRNFVQTRTPTQVASHAQKYFIRLSSGGGKDKRRSSIHDITTVHLDDQPPSPSQSSMITQSSAPAPSATTGQFSLPADTKQHGGANAPYNSPPSYGMGLQDQGLQCGPLHDQLAANRSMLY; the protein is encoded by the exons ATGATGATGAGGGAGCCGTGGATGGAGGTGCTGCCGCCGGCGGCGATGGGCTACTACGGCGGGCCGCGGGGCTGGTTCACGGGGCAGCCGCGCGCCTGGACGGCGGACGAGAACAAGCAGTTCGAGCGGGCGCTGGCCGGGCTCGACCTGCGCAGCCCGGACTGGGACAAGGTGGCGCACGCCACCGGCAAGACGGTCCGCGAGGTCGTCGACCACTTCAAGAGCCTCGAGCTCGACGTCCGCCAGATCGAGTCCGGCACCTTCCCTGGCCCCGCCTACGGCCCCGGCGCCGGCGCCTTCACCCTGCAGTGGGACGGCAGCGGGGGCCACGCCGGGGCCGGGGACTTCCGGCACGGCTACCGGttcggcggctgcggcggcgggaggcggcacgGCGGCCGCACGCCGGAGCAGGAGAGGAAGAAGGGGGTGCCGTGGACCGAGGACGAGCACAA GTTGTTCCTCCTAGGCCTGAAGAAGTACGGCAAAGGGGACTGGAGGAACATTTCGCGCAACTTCGTGCAGACGAGGACGCCGACGCAGGTGGCCAGCCACGCGCAGAAGTACTTCATCAGGCTCAGCTCCGGCGGCGGCAAGGACAAGAGGCGGTCGAGCATCCACGACATCACCACGGTGCACCTCGACGACCAGCCCCCCTCGCCGTCCCAGTCATCCATGATCACCCAGTCCAGCGCACCGGCTCCGAGCGCGACAACAGGGCAGTTCTCTCTGCCAGCTGACACCAAGCAACATGGCGGAGCGAATGCGCCATACAATTCGCCGCCGAGCTACGGCATGGGTTTGCAAGATCAAGGCCTGCAGTGTGGCCCTCTGCATGATCAGCTGGCCGCGAACCGGAGCATGCTGTATTAG